In Burkholderia sp. WP9, a genomic segment contains:
- a CDS encoding glycosyltransferase family 4 protein, with protein MNTQLSVLNVSQNHFVRGGSDRYFLSLGDLLSRQGNLVVPFCARSEKDQPSEWSTYFPPGADFESPSVLDVLKYHYSPAAKNNLRKLVSGNRFDIAHLHIYYGKLTSSILPVLKDAGIPIVQTAHDYKLICPVYSCSRGGKACEECRGKEYWRAMVYKCNRGSYLRSAISMSESYVSRWLGSVDTIDRFIAVSQFSAARMGVNGIDPSRISVVPNFIDVEQFTPQTETGRYFVYFGRIEHSKGIGTLVKAFMQLPDIPLMVIGEGGLLPEVQALAATSPNIHFAGFKNGSELYSLVGQSVASILPSEWYENCPMAILESFALGRPVIGTRIGGVPELISQGEDGYLIDPGDVDSLCAAVRGLWERRGDHEMGRAARRKAEHEFSSEIHYRRIRDVYDSLRGT; from the coding sequence ATGAACACGCAATTGAGTGTCTTGAACGTGTCGCAGAATCACTTTGTTAGAGGTGGGTCGGATCGGTATTTTCTGTCGCTTGGCGATCTTCTTTCACGACAGGGGAATCTTGTGGTCCCATTTTGTGCAAGGAGCGAAAAGGACCAGCCATCGGAGTGGTCAACGTACTTTCCGCCGGGGGCAGATTTCGAGTCGCCGTCGGTACTGGACGTCCTGAAGTATCATTATTCGCCGGCTGCAAAAAACAATCTCCGGAAGCTCGTTTCCGGTAACCGGTTCGATATTGCCCACCTCCACATTTACTACGGCAAGCTGACTTCGTCAATTTTGCCGGTACTAAAGGACGCGGGCATCCCGATAGTTCAGACCGCGCATGACTACAAGCTGATATGCCCAGTATACAGTTGCAGCCGTGGCGGGAAGGCCTGCGAGGAGTGCCGCGGGAAAGAATATTGGCGAGCGATGGTGTATAAATGCAATCGGGGTTCGTATCTGCGAAGTGCGATATCGATGTCGGAGTCGTACGTCTCCCGATGGTTAGGCAGCGTCGATACGATTGACAGGTTTATCGCGGTAAGTCAATTCAGCGCTGCGCGGATGGGTGTGAACGGAATTGATCCGAGCAGAATCTCCGTCGTACCTAACTTCATTGACGTTGAGCAGTTCACGCCCCAAACGGAAACCGGGCGTTACTTTGTTTACTTTGGGCGGATTGAGCATTCAAAAGGGATAGGGACGCTAGTCAAGGCATTCATGCAACTGCCAGATATCCCACTAATGGTGATCGGGGAGGGAGGTTTGCTTCCCGAGGTTCAGGCACTGGCTGCCACAAGCCCCAACATCCACTTTGCCGGATTCAAGAACGGCTCAGAACTATATTCGTTGGTCGGGCAGTCCGTTGCATCGATCCTGCCGTCGGAATGGTACGAAAACTGTCCGATGGCCATTCTCGAAAGCTTTGCTTTGGGGCGGCCAGTCATTGGTACACGTATTGGCGGCGTACCGGAATTAATCTCGCAGGGCGAAGATGGCTACCTTATCGATCCGGGAGATGTGGATTCGCTTTGCGCGGCAGTACGGGGACTCTGGGAGCGGCGCGGCGACCATGAAATGGGCCGGGCAGCGCGACGCAAAGCGGAGCATGAGTTCTCCTCCGAAATACATTATCGGCGAATTCGAGACGTGTATGACTCGCTTCGTGGCACGTAG
- a CDS encoding polysaccharide biosynthesis tyrosine autokinase: MKTKVQKHVQQRPSTDAIDFLSAIDSVLDHKRLIAAATIGVFLIGCAYAFLAPPVYEANALIKVADADKQPPASADTLSYYVAPTFNDNASAEAAIQVIGSRHIVAQAVANDKLYINAAPHRFPLIGLAIAHYTDGLSDPGLLGLGGYVWGGENIKVGAFDVPQKFEDKKFTVRALADDRYDLVGPGLEFSVVGRIGVTERFGTKAGPLTVRIESIHSRPGGEFIVTRNSEPVLVEELQKKLKLAEAGTKTHVVKLSMQGTDPIVLARTVKEISDLYVNWSNERKARLAHDALAHISETLPEMERQVTNSETAYNNFRDANGMLDLSEEGRLLLKQIADNNAALLELKRKRQALSATFARGNANVVAADQQIDATQRAIDALNVRVRAMPQTEQGALQLMRNVRVNTDVYVAMRKYAEEMQVVSADKAGSAEIIDPAEVPARPVRPVKWLIMLGSLLLGAVVGGGGAIVWDRLRRGVTDTDEIESASGLNVYATIPVSDRQEEIMRRADRDLPQQLPLAASYPRDPAIESLRMLRSAIQLLLLGAPNNVIMLAGPLPEIGKSFLATNLATVLAAGGKRVLLIDGDLRKGQLYRYLRVPKSEGLSEVLSGHRRFDEVVTPGGTPNLDLLQTGSYPAAAADLLTTGRFSECVRDASRAYDIVLIDTPAVLAVSDAGMMAPVAGSVFLVVRFADTLVGEIDATIKRLGQAGARISGIVLNRVKVRSSNYAMARRYGTYAKVAHHYDSSAE; encoded by the coding sequence ATGAAAACGAAAGTCCAGAAGCATGTCCAGCAACGTCCGTCGACCGACGCAATCGACTTTCTCTCTGCTATCGATTCCGTGCTCGATCACAAAAGGTTGATTGCAGCCGCAACTATCGGTGTTTTTCTGATTGGCTGCGCATACGCGTTTCTTGCGCCTCCAGTCTATGAGGCAAATGCGTTGATCAAGGTCGCTGATGCCGACAAGCAGCCGCCGGCGTCAGCAGATACGCTGAGTTACTACGTTGCGCCCACTTTCAACGACAACGCATCGGCCGAAGCCGCGATTCAGGTTATCGGGTCGAGGCACATCGTTGCGCAGGCGGTGGCCAACGATAAGCTCTATATAAACGCGGCGCCGCACCGTTTCCCACTGATCGGGCTGGCGATCGCCCACTACACCGATGGCCTTTCTGATCCAGGACTATTAGGGCTTGGAGGCTACGTCTGGGGCGGTGAGAATATCAAGGTGGGTGCTTTTGATGTTCCCCAAAAATTTGAAGATAAGAAATTCACCGTTCGTGCGCTTGCCGATGACCGCTACGACCTGGTTGGTCCCGGACTGGAGTTCAGTGTCGTTGGACGCATTGGCGTGACGGAGCGATTCGGCACGAAAGCGGGGCCACTTACCGTACGCATTGAGTCCATACACAGCAGGCCGGGAGGTGAGTTTATCGTCACCCGAAACTCTGAACCCGTGCTGGTAGAGGAACTGCAAAAGAAGCTCAAACTTGCCGAGGCGGGCACGAAGACGCACGTGGTTAAGCTGTCCATGCAGGGCACCGACCCAATAGTTCTGGCCCGAACGGTCAAAGAGATCTCCGATCTTTATGTGAACTGGAGCAACGAGCGCAAGGCCAGACTGGCGCATGATGCGCTCGCCCACATTAGCGAAACGTTACCGGAGATGGAGAGGCAGGTCACGAATTCGGAAACCGCGTACAACAATTTTCGCGATGCGAATGGGATGCTCGATCTCAGTGAAGAGGGGCGACTGTTACTGAAACAAATCGCGGATAACAATGCCGCGCTGCTCGAACTTAAGCGCAAGCGTCAGGCGCTATCCGCAACGTTCGCTAGGGGGAACGCGAACGTCGTGGCGGCGGACCAGCAGATTGACGCAACCCAGCGCGCAATCGATGCGCTGAATGTCCGCGTGCGCGCCATGCCTCAGACCGAGCAGGGTGCGCTGCAATTGATGCGCAATGTTCGCGTCAACACCGACGTGTATGTTGCGATGCGCAAGTATGCGGAAGAGATGCAGGTTGTGAGCGCCGATAAGGCGGGTTCGGCGGAAATCATTGATCCCGCAGAAGTCCCTGCCCGTCCCGTCAGGCCAGTGAAGTGGCTGATTATGCTCGGCTCGCTCTTGCTGGGCGCCGTGGTTGGAGGGGGGGGGGCCATAGTGTGGGATCGGTTGCGCCGGGGCGTGACAGATACCGATGAAATTGAATCTGCAAGCGGATTAAATGTCTATGCGACGATTCCGGTGAGCGACAGGCAGGAAGAGATCATGCGCAGGGCTGACCGGGATTTGCCGCAGCAGCTGCCTCTCGCGGCAAGCTATCCGCGCGATCCCGCCATTGAAAGTCTGCGCATGTTGCGATCCGCCATCCAGTTGTTGTTGCTCGGCGCGCCGAACAACGTGATCATGCTCGCGGGCCCGCTACCCGAGATAGGGAAGTCGTTTCTCGCAACTAACCTCGCGACGGTGCTCGCCGCGGGGGGCAAACGGGTGCTGTTGATCGATGGCGATCTGAGAAAGGGGCAACTCTACCGGTATCTCCGCGTTCCAAAGAGTGAAGGGCTCAGCGAGGTGCTGTCGGGTCACAGGCGGTTCGACGAAGTCGTCACACCGGGAGGAACGCCCAACCTCGATCTTCTTCAGACAGGAAGCTACCCGGCAGCCGCTGCGGATCTACTGACGACGGGACGCTTCAGCGAGTGCGTTCGGGATGCGTCGCGGGCTTATGACATTGTCCTGATCGACACACCGGCGGTACTGGCTGTGTCCGACGCAGGCATGATGGCTCCAGTCGCCGGGTCGGTTTTCCTGGTTGTGCGCTTTGCGGACACGCTCGTCGGTGAAATCGATGCAACGATTAAGCGTCTTGGCCAGGCCGGCGCTCGCATCAGCGGGATCGTGCTTAACAGGGTGAAGGTGCGCAGTAGCAACTACGCAATGGCGAGGCGGTACGGCACATATGCCAAGGTTGCGCATCACTACGATTCCAGTGCGGAGTGA
- a CDS encoding polysaccharide deacetylase family protein, whose amino-acid sequence MTMGKKAVLKEALVHLVIWIGLARAARMLLWRDRVAILLYHDPDPATLDRHLTYLSKFCDLVPLEDFSRPGKGRPRAAITLDDGHEGNAKLLPIFIRHKVRPTIFLCSRIVGRPRMHWWMHPGAERAGLERLKRQSNDARVAELEDAGFRQDGDDRATGLTVGQIEQMRPFVDFQSHTRFHPILTQCDDTECAEEIARSKHEVEALVKRRCEHFAFPNGNYGPREIELVKAAGYKTARTCDIGWNDQLTDPFRLRAMIIGDEASIAMFAVQLTGIPRLLKYGFRSKRWDGRFPQF is encoded by the coding sequence ATGACGATGGGAAAGAAGGCGGTTCTAAAGGAAGCCCTTGTCCACCTCGTGATCTGGATAGGCCTTGCACGTGCGGCGCGCATGCTGCTATGGCGTGACCGTGTCGCGATACTGCTCTATCACGATCCCGATCCGGCGACCTTGGATCGGCACCTCACGTACCTCAGCAAGTTTTGCGACCTCGTACCGCTTGAAGATTTTAGCCGACCGGGAAAGGGCCGTCCGCGAGCGGCGATCACGCTCGACGACGGGCATGAGGGCAATGCCAAATTGTTGCCGATTTTCATTAGACATAAGGTGCGTCCCACAATTTTTTTATGCAGCCGTATTGTTGGCCGGCCCCGCATGCACTGGTGGATGCATCCGGGCGCTGAACGCGCGGGCCTCGAGCGCCTGAAGCGACAGTCGAACGATGCACGCGTCGCGGAACTAGAGGATGCGGGTTTTCGCCAGGACGGCGACGATCGGGCGACCGGGCTAACAGTCGGGCAGATCGAGCAAATGCGGCCCTTCGTGGACTTTCAGTCGCACACGCGATTTCACCCGATTCTCACGCAGTGTGATGACACCGAATGTGCCGAGGAGATTGCCCGCTCGAAGCACGAGGTGGAGGCGCTCGTGAAACGCCGCTGCGAGCACTTTGCTTTTCCTAACGGCAACTATGGCCCGAGAGAGATTGAATTGGTAAAAGCGGCTGGGTACAAAACTGCGCGCACGTGCGACATCGGCTGGAACGATCAACTGACCGACCCGTTTCGTCTGCGGGCGATGATTATCGGCGATGAGGCGTCGATCGCCATGTTCGCGGTTCAATTGACGGGTATTCCGCGCTTGCTCAAGTACGGGTTTCGCAGCAAGCGATGGGACGGACGTTTTCCGCAATTTTGA
- a CDS encoding glycosyltransferase family 2 protein, with product MLKDRVTVILSTYNGEKYLAEQLDSILSQDDVNITLLVRDDGSRDSTMSIVRDFASRHENVHWIAGDNRGVAGSFLTALKQADSSGDYFAFSDQDDFWEPCKLANAVEALRAEGDSHLPLLYCSKLEVVDEGLRHIGFTKRLFRDISFKNALFQNIVYGCTGVMNRSARDLVISTESVREILMHDWWCYLAVSAFGRVIFDDRSAIKYRQHGNNQVGAWTNILGRIRMRYERTFRGLNGRFPSEQNRLFLALYGQYLSGDKRRLMELTLRAKRSLRPRIALALSSEIVMQNRLDNVLTRVGILLNRF from the coding sequence ATGCTCAAAGATCGGGTAACCGTAATACTATCTACTTACAACGGCGAAAAATATCTTGCCGAACAACTAGACAGCATCCTGTCGCAGGATGACGTGAACATTACGCTGCTGGTCAGGGACGACGGGTCACGCGACTCGACCATGTCTATCGTACGCGACTTTGCTTCGCGCCACGAAAACGTCCATTGGATCGCCGGCGATAACCGGGGCGTAGCCGGAAGCTTCCTGACCGCGCTAAAGCAGGCGGATAGTTCAGGCGATTACTTCGCGTTTTCCGATCAAGACGACTTCTGGGAGCCATGCAAGCTTGCCAATGCAGTGGAAGCGTTACGTGCCGAAGGAGACAGCCATCTACCGTTGCTCTATTGCTCAAAGCTGGAGGTAGTAGATGAAGGTCTGCGCCATATTGGGTTTACGAAGAGACTGTTCAGGGACATCAGCTTCAAGAACGCATTGTTTCAAAACATCGTGTATGGATGCACCGGCGTCATGAACCGGTCGGCCCGAGATCTGGTGATCTCGACCGAGTCGGTGCGCGAAATCCTGATGCACGACTGGTGGTGTTATCTCGCGGTATCGGCGTTCGGTCGCGTGATTTTCGACGACCGCTCTGCAATTAAATACCGGCAGCACGGAAACAATCAGGTAGGCGCGTGGACCAACATTCTTGGGCGAATCAGGATGCGCTATGAGCGCACTTTCAGGGGTTTAAACGGTAGATTTCCGTCTGAGCAGAACAGACTTTTCCTTGCGCTATACGGCCAATACCTGTCAGGCGACAAGCGCCGCCTCATGGAACTCACGCTCCGCGCGAAGCGCAGTCTGCGTCCGCGAATCGCGCTCGCGTTGTCGAGCGAAATTGTGATGCAGAACCGACTGGACAATGTTCTCACCCGTGTTGGGATCCTGTTGAACCGGTTCTGA